Proteins co-encoded in one Opitutus terrae PB90-1 genomic window:
- the lnt gene encoding apolipoprotein N-acyltransferase, whose protein sequence is MQPAGPPDPYDPQPTFLEKHQTPVVAAVVGIATAVLTVLSFPPFQTPEFAYALLVPAIMWAYRNPPLKLFLWTLFAAQAVAWTVLLAWLHHVTWVGLFLLGPVIGAWVGVWYLAAWWTMPRMLGRPTLVRLVALVALAGAWVLIEWTRTWFLSGFPWLPLAASQWERSSILQVAAYTGAGGISFVLVAMNIGFATMAHSLFAQGEGGLNFRRPEFLFAMFLLMACLSIHMQSAFNRREFSAPLGRVAFVQPYIPQDVKWDPAKGPGILRVLQSTTLAAAATKPDLILWPEASTPWAVNYPNEIRTFVESLASQAGAPILLGSVAIENLDKPDERWLNAAFVVDPIAGVQHSFYIKRHLVPFGEYVPLRPLLGWIRKFVPIGDDARPGTEPSPLIVSMGGRPLTAGPLICYEDIFPDLARQSARAGSDFLAVLTNNAWYGEGGSASQHAAHSVLRAVETRRPVLRCGNGGWSGWIDEFGVVRATVRNEEGSIYFRGMQTIEVSRDVRWMGRNTFYVEHGDWFVAASAVAVLLGYGALALGGRERRGRFRTN, encoded by the coding sequence ATGCAGCCCGCCGGCCCGCCTGATCCCTACGACCCGCAGCCCACGTTTCTGGAAAAACATCAGACGCCGGTCGTGGCTGCCGTGGTGGGAATTGCGACGGCGGTGCTGACCGTGCTTTCGTTTCCGCCGTTTCAAACGCCGGAATTCGCGTATGCGCTACTGGTGCCCGCAATCATGTGGGCTTATCGCAACCCGCCGTTGAAACTCTTCCTCTGGACGCTGTTCGCGGCGCAGGCGGTTGCCTGGACCGTTTTGCTCGCCTGGCTGCACCACGTCACGTGGGTCGGATTGTTCCTGCTGGGGCCGGTGATTGGCGCGTGGGTCGGCGTGTGGTACCTGGCGGCCTGGTGGACGATGCCCCGGATGTTGGGCCGGCCGACGCTGGTGCGACTGGTTGCCTTGGTCGCGCTGGCGGGAGCGTGGGTATTGATCGAATGGACGCGCACCTGGTTTTTGAGTGGATTTCCCTGGCTGCCGCTCGCGGCGAGTCAGTGGGAGCGCTCGAGCATCCTGCAGGTGGCAGCCTATACCGGCGCTGGCGGGATTTCGTTCGTGCTCGTGGCGATGAACATCGGATTTGCGACGATGGCGCACAGCCTGTTCGCGCAAGGCGAAGGTGGGCTGAACTTCCGCCGCCCCGAGTTTCTATTCGCGATGTTTCTGCTGATGGCGTGCCTGAGCATCCACATGCAGAGCGCGTTCAACCGGCGCGAATTCAGCGCGCCGCTCGGGCGCGTCGCCTTTGTCCAGCCCTACATTCCGCAGGACGTGAAGTGGGATCCGGCGAAAGGTCCGGGCATTTTGCGCGTGCTCCAGAGTACCACGCTCGCGGCCGCGGCGACCAAGCCCGACCTGATCCTTTGGCCGGAGGCGAGCACGCCTTGGGCGGTGAACTATCCCAACGAAATTCGCACTTTTGTCGAATCGCTGGCGTCGCAGGCGGGCGCGCCGATCCTCCTCGGCTCCGTCGCGATCGAGAACCTCGACAAGCCGGACGAGCGCTGGCTGAACGCCGCGTTCGTGGTGGATCCGATCGCTGGCGTGCAGCACAGTTTCTACATCAAGCGGCACCTCGTCCCGTTCGGTGAATACGTGCCGTTGCGGCCGCTGCTCGGCTGGATCCGGAAGTTCGTGCCGATCGGCGACGACGCGCGTCCGGGCACCGAGCCTTCGCCGCTGATCGTTTCGATGGGTGGGCGCCCGCTCACGGCGGGTCCGCTGATTTGCTACGAAGATATTTTCCCCGACCTGGCGCGGCAGAGCGCACGGGCGGGCAGCGATTTCCTCGCGGTGTTGACCAACAACGCCTGGTACGGCGAGGGCGGTTCGGCGAGCCAGCACGCGGCCCACTCGGTCCTGCGCGCCGTCGAAACCCGCCGGCCCGTGCTGCGCTGCGGCAACGGCGGCTGGAGCGGCTGGATCGACGAGTTCGGGGTCGTTCGCGCGACGGTGCGCAACGAGGAGGGCAGCATCTATTTTCGCGGCATGCAGACGATCGAGGTCAGCCGCGACGTCCGCTGGATGGGCCGCAATACGTTTTACGTGGAGCACGGCGACTGGTTTGTGGCGGCATCTGCCGTCGCCGTGCTGCTGGGCTATGGCGCACTCGCCCTTGGCGGACGCGAACGCCGCGGACGGTTCCGGACGAACTGA
- a CDS encoding tetratricopeptide repeat protein, which produces MKTKLLTLVIMLVTAAGLVAADDPLAAGAAALNANQLDTADALLTPLAAVEKPDPRVFLQLSELRVRQGRAKDAVGFAEKAVAAAPGEARLHSNLGRVLSVRIGEVNFLHQGLLAGRMREAFEKSIELDPEHMDGYFGLARYYTNAPAIVGGGREPAERYAREIEKRNPQLGTLELARIAERFGDPAGALVLYTKAATAQPDNAAIEESLGRVNEALGNAAAARPHYEKALALASDRRGAREALARLDAPKS; this is translated from the coding sequence ATGAAAACTAAACTCCTCACCCTCGTGATCATGCTGGTCACCGCCGCTGGTCTTGTCGCGGCCGATGATCCGCTCGCCGCCGGCGCGGCCGCCCTCAATGCGAATCAACTCGATACTGCCGACGCGCTCCTCACGCCGCTCGCCGCAGTCGAGAAGCCAGACCCCCGCGTTTTCCTGCAGCTTAGCGAGCTGCGCGTACGCCAGGGCCGCGCCAAGGACGCCGTCGGTTTCGCCGAAAAGGCGGTCGCCGCCGCGCCCGGAGAGGCGCGCCTGCACTCGAACCTCGGTCGGGTGTTGAGCGTGCGCATCGGCGAGGTAAATTTTCTGCACCAGGGCCTCCTCGCCGGCCGCATGCGCGAAGCCTTCGAAAAATCCATCGAGCTCGATCCGGAGCACATGGACGGCTACTTCGGCCTCGCGCGCTACTACACCAACGCCCCGGCCATCGTCGGTGGCGGACGTGAGCCCGCGGAGCGTTACGCGCGGGAGATCGAGAAACGCAACCCGCAGCTCGGCACGCTCGAACTCGCGCGGATCGCCGAACGATTCGGCGATCCCGCCGGCGCACTGGTGCTCTATACCAAGGCCGCCACCGCTCAGCCGGACAACGCGGCGATCGAGGAAAGCCTCGGCCGCGTCAACGAAGCATTGGGCAACGCCGCCGCAGCCCGTCCGCACTACGAGAAGGCGCTCGCCCTCGCCTCGGATCGCCGCGGTGCGCGCGAAGCGCTCGCGCGACTGGATGCGCCGAAAAGCTGA
- a CDS encoding ABC transporter permease: protein MTTLLAEIHEALRQLRRAPGFSLVAVGLLALGLGTTTAICSLAYAIVLRPLPFRDPQGLVGFRAINSVKAITQDGHSASDFLDYAQRAQSFSGLMAYRPNFAAYTRPGEPAVRLVTALVTENFFPVLGVAPVGGRTFSADEFSVSAPRAVVLSNVAWRRLFGAQPNAVGRTILLDDQPHTIVGIMPESFREPEFVDAWLPFPKEAPEYFARDSRFWNIVGRLKPGVTAPTAHAELQGIAADLARQFPETNRDWSTRVQPLHELRTRGMRTTLLLLTGAVALVLAIACLNLANLLLARGLSRLQDLAVRLALGATPQQLARRILIESSLLALLGGAVGCALAAGALPVLVTRLPAGLIPRSQEVALHPPVLLAALAIALITGVLFGLLPALQVLRTDVNTLLKHGGTRGASNAAAARVQGLLVTGQVALSFVVLAASLLLMKSLLQLQNSNPGFDPTHVLTLQLAPPPTRFETNLELAQYYERLVTEAAAVPGVASAAVNASAPLCGITLQYPFWIEGRPRSDVGADEAVYAPVTEDFFATIKLPLKQGRTFNPHDNERGAPVAIINETLARRIFPGENPIGRRVLLLPWLSDQYREIVGVVGDTRQDNLSSPTPAQIYVPQRQMPWFFSTLLVRLNRPDAARAVQAAMQRVDPTLPFSPTTLEGNIALTTTQPRLYATLFGIFAVVALGLSAFGIYASMSFTTRRRTREIGIRMALGSTPSQVLQHVLAQAGRLAAVGLAIGLMLAAIVANSLRGLLYGVQPGDPWIYAALCVFLPLVALAAAMPSALRAARLPPTCALQDD from the coding sequence ATGACCACCCTGCTCGCCGAGATTCACGAGGCCCTGCGCCAGCTGCGACGCGCGCCCGGGTTTTCCCTCGTCGCCGTAGGCCTGCTCGCCCTTGGCCTGGGCACGACCACCGCCATCTGCTCGCTCGCGTATGCGATCGTGCTCCGGCCGCTACCTTTTCGTGATCCGCAGGGGCTGGTGGGCTTTCGCGCGATCAACTCGGTCAAGGCGATCACGCAGGATGGCCACTCCGCGTCCGACTTCCTCGATTACGCGCAACGCGCCCAAAGCTTCTCGGGGTTGATGGCGTACCGGCCGAATTTCGCCGCCTACACCCGGCCTGGCGAACCGGCGGTTCGGCTGGTCACGGCACTCGTGACGGAAAATTTCTTCCCGGTCCTCGGCGTGGCGCCGGTGGGAGGCCGCACGTTTTCAGCCGACGAGTTCAGCGTCAGCGCGCCACGCGCCGTCGTACTGAGCAATGTCGCGTGGCGCCGGCTCTTCGGGGCACAGCCGAATGCCGTCGGCCGCACCATCCTGCTCGACGACCAGCCGCACACGATCGTCGGCATCATGCCGGAATCGTTTCGTGAACCGGAGTTCGTCGATGCGTGGCTTCCTTTTCCGAAGGAAGCACCCGAGTATTTCGCCCGCGACTCACGGTTCTGGAACATCGTCGGCCGGCTCAAGCCCGGAGTCACTGCCCCGACCGCGCACGCCGAGTTGCAGGGCATCGCCGCCGATCTCGCGCGCCAGTTTCCCGAGACGAATCGCGATTGGAGCACCCGCGTGCAGCCGCTCCACGAGCTCCGCACGCGGGGCATGCGCACCACCCTGCTGCTACTCACCGGCGCGGTTGCCCTCGTGCTCGCCATCGCCTGTCTCAATCTCGCAAACCTCCTGCTCGCGCGCGGGCTGTCGCGGCTGCAGGACCTTGCGGTGCGGCTCGCGCTCGGCGCCACGCCGCAGCAACTCGCGCGGCGAATCCTGATCGAGAGCTCGCTGCTGGCGCTGCTCGGCGGCGCGGTGGGTTGCGCGCTGGCGGCGGGCGCGCTGCCGGTGCTCGTCACGCGATTGCCGGCGGGACTCATCCCGCGTTCACAGGAAGTCGCACTCCATCCGCCCGTGCTGCTGGCCGCGTTGGCGATCGCGCTCATCACGGGCGTGCTCTTCGGATTGTTGCCCGCGCTGCAGGTACTGCGCACCGACGTGAACACGCTGCTGAAGCACGGCGGCACGCGCGGCGCGAGCAATGCCGCCGCGGCGCGCGTGCAGGGACTGCTGGTGACCGGGCAGGTCGCCCTCTCGTTCGTCGTACTCGCCGCCTCGCTGTTGCTGATGAAAAGCCTGCTGCAGCTGCAGAACTCGAATCCGGGCTTCGATCCCACGCACGTACTTACGTTGCAGCTCGCGCCGCCACCCACGCGGTTCGAAACCAATCTCGAACTCGCGCAATATTACGAACGGCTCGTGACCGAGGCGGCGGCGGTGCCCGGCGTCGCCTCCGCCGCGGTGAACGCCAGCGCCCCGCTGTGCGGCATTACGCTGCAATATCCGTTCTGGATCGAGGGCCGGCCGCGCAGCGACGTCGGCGCCGACGAAGCGGTCTACGCACCGGTCACCGAGGATTTCTTTGCCACGATCAAACTGCCGCTGAAGCAAGGCCGCACGTTCAACCCGCACGACAACGAGCGCGGCGCGCCGGTCGCGATCATCAATGAAACCCTTGCGCGACGGATCTTCCCCGGCGAAAACCCAATCGGCCGCCGCGTGCTCCTGCTCCCGTGGCTCTCCGACCAGTATCGGGAGATCGTCGGCGTCGTCGGTGACACGCGGCAGGACAATCTTTCGTCACCCACGCCCGCCCAGATCTACGTGCCGCAGCGCCAAATGCCGTGGTTCTTCTCCACGCTGCTGGTGCGGCTCAACCGCCCCGATGCCGCGCGGGCAGTGCAGGCCGCGATGCAGCGCGTGGATCCCACGCTGCCGTTTTCGCCGACCACGCTCGAGGGCAACATTGCTCTCACGACGACGCAGCCACGGCTCTACGCCACCTTGTTCGGTATCTTCGCCGTGGTCGCGCTGGGGCTTTCGGCCTTCGGCATCTACGCCAGCATGAGTTTCACCACCCGTCGGCGCACGCGGGAGATCGGCATCCGGATGGCGCTGGGTTCCACTCCGTCCCAGGTGCTGCAGCACGTGCTCGCGCAGGCCGGCCGGCTCGCCGCGGTCGGGCTCGCGATCGGCTTGATGCTCGCGGCGATCGTGGCGAATTCGCTGCGGGGCCTGCTCTACGGCGTGCAGCCCGGCGATCCGTGGATCTACGCCGCGCTTTGCGTCTTCCTCCCGCTCGTGGCGCTGGCCGCCGCCATGCCCAGCGCCCTCCGCGCCGCGCGACTGCCGCCGACCTGCGCGCTCCAAGACGATTGA
- a CDS encoding response regulator transcription factor — translation MKRIRLLLVDDQSLFREGLRLLLAQQPDLEIVAEAANGEEAIAAAQRLAPAVVLMDLRMPVMNGVEATRRLMAGNFAGRILVLTTFEEDEEVFAALAAGAAGYLLKASPSDKLIAAIRLTARGESFLEPSVTAKVLAHFSRLAQQAPRPPKPPPPLAEPLSVREREVLGLLAEGRSNKEIASALAIAEGTVKNHMSNVLGKLGALDRTQAALRGRELGLV, via the coding sequence ATGAAGCGCATTCGCCTGCTGCTCGTCGATGATCAGTCGCTCTTTCGCGAGGGATTACGGCTGCTGCTCGCCCAGCAGCCGGATCTCGAGATTGTCGCTGAAGCGGCGAACGGAGAAGAAGCCATCGCCGCGGCGCAGCGGCTGGCCCCCGCCGTCGTGCTGATGGATTTGCGCATGCCCGTGATGAATGGCGTCGAGGCCACGCGCCGACTGATGGCCGGAAATTTTGCCGGCCGCATCCTCGTTCTCACCACGTTTGAGGAGGACGAGGAGGTGTTCGCTGCACTCGCCGCCGGCGCCGCCGGCTACCTGCTCAAGGCTTCGCCCTCCGACAAGCTCATCGCCGCGATCCGACTCACCGCGCGCGGCGAGTCGTTTCTCGAGCCGTCGGTCACCGCCAAGGTGCTCGCGCATTTTTCCCGGCTCGCGCAGCAAGCGCCGCGGCCACCCAAGCCGCCGCCGCCGCTCGCTGAGCCACTCTCCGTGCGCGAGCGCGAGGTCCTGGGGCTGCTCGCTGAGGGCCGGAGCAACAAGGAAATCGCCAGCGCGCTCGCGATCGCCGAGGGCACGGTGAAGAATCACATGAGCAACGTGCTCGGCAAGCTCGGCGCGCTCGACCGCACTCAAGCCGCGCTGCGCGGCCGCGAGCTCGGTTTGGTGTAG
- a CDS encoding sensor histidine kinase, which yields MTTCSRNDRMELFGRVAFALVVLAVFCEFLRPVQLEGTAWEVALVFALGALYAILGVLGEEGLPARWRSKPLYVVVQTALATAIVFVTPLKGFSGLVTMPAASLVVLELSWPWATLGVLELFAAVVGAIWFSFGAQAALTSAPSYGIAFVFVVVFSLVTRQARESRQHAEQLSQELAAANEQLRQHAAEAGELATTRERNRIAREIHDGIGHYLTTINVQLEAARAVFTAQPAQAATALDQAARLSREALEDVRRSVGTLRADSTRPPLPETLRALAANLGLNATVRVQGAPRTLPANVEHALFRSAQEGLTNVCKHAAATAIDVALDFAQEQRIALTLADDGQGLPVGGHPTKGHGLQGLRERVELLGGMVRFGNRPEGGFTLRVELPTKELA from the coding sequence ATGACCACTTGTTCGCGCAACGACCGCATGGAATTGTTTGGCCGGGTGGCGTTCGCTCTCGTCGTGCTCGCGGTCTTCTGCGAGTTCCTCCGGCCCGTGCAGCTGGAGGGCACCGCGTGGGAGGTGGCGCTAGTTTTCGCCTTGGGGGCGTTGTATGCGATTTTAGGCGTTCTCGGCGAAGAGGGATTGCCCGCCCGGTGGCGCTCCAAGCCACTGTACGTGGTCGTGCAGACCGCCCTTGCGACCGCGATCGTCTTCGTGACGCCGCTCAAGGGTTTCTCCGGGCTCGTAACGATGCCGGCCGCGAGCTTGGTGGTGCTGGAGCTGAGCTGGCCGTGGGCCACCCTGGGGGTGCTGGAACTGTTCGCGGCCGTCGTCGGAGCGATCTGGTTCAGCTTCGGCGCGCAGGCGGCGCTGACCAGCGCCCCGAGCTACGGCATCGCGTTCGTGTTCGTGGTGGTTTTCTCGCTCGTAACGCGACAGGCCCGTGAATCCCGTCAGCACGCCGAACAGCTGTCCCAGGAACTCGCCGCCGCGAACGAGCAGTTGCGGCAGCACGCCGCGGAAGCCGGCGAACTAGCCACCACCCGCGAACGGAACCGGATCGCACGCGAGATCCACGACGGCATCGGCCACTATCTCACGACGATCAACGTACAGCTCGAGGCCGCGCGCGCGGTCTTTACGGCGCAGCCCGCACAGGCAGCCACGGCGCTGGACCAGGCGGCGCGGCTCTCGCGCGAAGCGCTCGAGGACGTACGTCGCTCCGTCGGCACGCTGCGCGCCGACAGCACACGGCCGCCGTTGCCCGAAACGCTGCGGGCGCTCGCCGCAAACCTGGGACTGAACGCCACGGTGCGCGTGCAAGGTGCGCCGCGAACCCTGCCCGCAAATGTCGAGCATGCGCTTTTCCGCTCGGCCCAGGAAGGGCTCACCAACGTCTGCAAGCACGCCGCTGCCACCGCGATCGACGTGGCGTTGGATTTCGCCCAGGAGCAGCGCATCGCGCTCACGCTCGCTGACGATGGTCAAGGCCTGCCGGTCGGCGGCCATCCAACCAAGGGCCACGGGCTGCAAGGCCTGCGCGAACGGGTCGAGCTGCTCGGCGGCATGGTGCGTTTCGGCAACAGGCCGGAAGGCGGCTTTACGCTGCGGGTCGAGCTGCCCACCAAGGAGCTCGCATGA
- a CDS encoding SDR family oxidoreductase, whose product MNFPHQIVWITGASSGIGEALAYAFARAGATLVLSSRRADELERVRRACDRPDAHACVVLDLSRSQTFAGAVAEMLARFGRIDVLINNAGVSQRARALDTSSTVERAIMETDYFGPVALTKAVLPTMLEHHTGRVVVVSSVMGYVGTPGRSSYAAAKHALHGYFDSLRAELANTGVGVTLACPGYVRTAVSANALGPRGEKHGRMDATQQRGISPERCAAAIVRAVARGREEIAVGGWEVAGIYLKRFVPWLFSRIARRMKTP is encoded by the coding sequence ATGAACTTTCCCCACCAGATCGTTTGGATCACCGGCGCCTCCTCGGGCATCGGCGAGGCGCTTGCGTACGCATTCGCCCGCGCGGGCGCCACGCTGGTGCTGTCGAGCCGGCGCGCCGACGAACTCGAGCGCGTCCGGCGCGCCTGCGACCGGCCTGACGCTCATGCCTGCGTCGTGCTTGATCTCAGCCGCAGTCAAACTTTCGCGGGAGCGGTGGCGGAGATGCTCGCGCGTTTCGGCCGGATCGACGTGCTGATCAACAATGCCGGCGTGAGCCAACGGGCGCGAGCACTCGACACGAGCAGCACGGTCGAACGCGCCATCATGGAGACCGACTACTTCGGTCCGGTGGCGCTCACCAAGGCCGTGTTGCCGACGATGCTCGAGCATCACACCGGGCGCGTCGTGGTCGTAAGCAGTGTCATGGGCTATGTCGGCACGCCAGGCCGTTCCAGCTACGCCGCGGCCAAGCACGCGTTGCATGGCTACTTCGATTCGCTGCGCGCGGAGCTGGCGAACACCGGCGTCGGCGTGACGCTCGCGTGCCCCGGTTACGTGCGCACCGCCGTCTCGGCGAATGCCCTCGGCCCGCGCGGTGAGAAACACGGCCGAATGGATGCCACGCAGCAACGCGGCATCAGCCCGGAGCGCTGCGCAGCGGCGATCGTGCGTGCTGTCGCCCGCGGTCGCGAAGAGATCGCCGTCGGCGGCTGGGAGGTCGCCGGCATCTACCTCAAGCGTTTTGTGCCATGGCTGTTCTCGCGGATCGCGCGGCGCATGAAGACGCCATGA
- a CDS encoding secondary thiamine-phosphate synthase enzyme YjbQ — protein MKSYRKELWFEVPQRRALLNITAQVESCLRESGIREGLCLVNAMHITASVFINDDERGLHADYERWLEKLAPEKPHSAYDHNRTGEDNADAHLKRTVMGREIVVAVTAGALDFGPWEQIFYGEFDGRRRKRVLVKIIGE, from the coding sequence ATGAAATCCTACCGAAAAGAACTCTGGTTCGAGGTTCCGCAGCGGCGCGCGCTGCTGAACATCACCGCTCAAGTCGAGTCGTGTCTGCGCGAGAGCGGCATTCGCGAGGGGCTCTGCCTCGTCAACGCGATGCACATTACGGCGAGCGTGTTCATCAACGACGACGAACGCGGGCTGCACGCCGATTACGAACGCTGGCTCGAAAAGCTCGCCCCCGAAAAACCGCACAGCGCCTACGACCACAATCGCACAGGTGAGGACAACGCGGACGCCCACCTGAAGCGCACCGTGATGGGCCGCGAGATCGTCGTGGCCGTGACCGCAGGTGCGTTGGATTTCGGCCCGTGGGAGCAGATTTTCTACGGCGAGTTCGACGGTCGGCGGCGGAAACGCGTGCTCGTCAAAATCATCGGCGAATGA
- the trhA gene encoding PAQR family membrane homeostasis protein TrhA — MEAAPSSYSPREELANAVTHGVGVVLSIAGLALLVTMASLHGDAWHVVSTAIFGATLVLLYTASTLYHSFRHPDTKRMLRKFDHAGIFLLIAGTYTPFLLVSLRGPWGWSLFGVIWGLGLAGVALKFWLAGRFRVLSTLIYLGMGWIVLIALQPMLQAVPPAGLWLLLAGGLCYTGGTVFYLWKRLPYHHAVWHLFVLAGSICHWVSVYGYVVPGARGVSG; from the coding sequence ATGGAAGCCGCACCGTCGAGCTACTCCCCGCGCGAGGAACTAGCCAACGCCGTCACGCACGGCGTTGGAGTGGTCCTGAGCATCGCCGGACTCGCGCTGCTGGTCACGATGGCGAGTCTGCACGGCGATGCGTGGCACGTCGTCAGCACGGCGATTTTCGGCGCGACGCTCGTGCTGCTCTACACCGCTTCCACGCTTTACCATTCCTTTCGCCATCCGGACACCAAGCGGATGCTGCGGAAGTTCGATCACGCGGGCATCTTCCTGCTCATCGCCGGAACCTATACCCCCTTCCTGCTGGTGAGTCTGCGCGGGCCTTGGGGTTGGAGCCTGTTTGGCGTGATCTGGGGACTCGGGCTGGCAGGCGTGGCGCTGAAGTTCTGGCTCGCGGGCCGGTTCCGCGTGCTGTCGACGTTGATCTACCTCGGCATGGGTTGGATCGTCCTGATCGCGCTGCAACCGATGCTGCAGGCCGTGCCGCCGGCCGGGCTGTGGCTGCTGCTGGCGGGCGGTCTGTGCTACACGGGAGGAACGGTATTCTATCTCTGGAAGCGACTGCCGTATCACCACGCGGTGTGGCACCTGTTCGTGCTCGCGGGCAGCATCTGCCACTGGGTCTCGGTGTATGGCTACGTCGTCCCGGGCGCGCGCGGCGTCAGCGGTTGA
- a CDS encoding TspO/MBR family protein: MKSSRWLPLGLFLLLAAFAGTIGAIATATSVHTWYPTLQKPAWTPPNWLFGPAWTLLYILMSIAAWRVWRVGGEADARHTSRLFAAQLALNALWSVLFFGLHRPGLALVEVIVLWLVLIRIYVRFRAADRIAGWLWLPYLLWVSYATLLNAAVWELNR, from the coding sequence ATGAAATCTTCGCGGTGGCTGCCGCTCGGCCTGTTTCTCCTGCTCGCCGCCTTCGCCGGCACGATCGGTGCGATCGCCACCGCCACCAGCGTTCACACGTGGTATCCGACCTTGCAAAAGCCGGCGTGGACGCCGCCGAACTGGCTGTTTGGACCCGCTTGGACGTTGCTCTATATCCTCATGTCCATCGCCGCGTGGCGCGTTTGGCGCGTCGGCGGCGAAGCCGATGCCCGGCATACCTCGCGGCTCTTTGCCGCCCAGCTCGCCCTCAACGCGCTCTGGTCGGTGCTTTTCTTCGGACTGCACCGCCCCGGGCTTGCGCTCGTCGAGGTGATCGTGCTCTGGCTGGTGCTGATCCGGATCTACGTGCGGTTTCGCGCCGCCGATCGGATCGCCGGCTGGCTATGGTTGCCCTACCTGCTGTGGGTCAGCTACGCCACGCTGCTCAACGCTGCGGTGTGGGAACTCAACCGCTGA
- a CDS encoding hydrolase produces MDEPALRDLLIRWANINSGSGHVAGLERMRAALAAEFAKLRGAQVETVPLAGTAACALRVRQRPAAPRQVFLSGHYDTVYDAGHPFQTCQLLDARTLGGPGVADMKGGIVILLAALQAFERTAQASALGWEVLLTPDEETGSVASRPVIEEAAKRFPFALIFEPARENGDLVESRKGTGIFTVTCTGRAAHAGRAANEGRNAIVALAEFLVAAHAVPEDLPGVLLNVGSVQGGGAVNIVPDRASAEINIRITRANDAAAVLARLHELAAPINAREGYRLEIAGQFNRLPLEATPTSRALFAAWQQCARDVGAAPFSWTHVGGGSDGNLLGAAGLPCLDGLGVVGGHLHSASEYAHLPSLAERARIAARFLTKLSLDEVTLPVAAART; encoded by the coding sequence ATGGACGAACCTGCGCTGCGCGATCTGCTCATCCGCTGGGCCAACATCAATTCCGGCAGCGGCCACGTCGCCGGGCTGGAGCGGATGCGCGCCGCGCTCGCCGCCGAGTTTGCCAAGCTCCGCGGAGCGCAGGTGGAAACGGTGCCGCTCGCCGGCACCGCGGCATGCGCGTTGCGCGTGCGGCAGCGCCCCGCTGCGCCACGGCAAGTTTTCCTGAGCGGTCACTACGACACGGTGTACGATGCGGGCCATCCGTTTCAAACGTGCCAGCTGCTGGACGCGCGGACGCTCGGCGGTCCGGGCGTCGCGGACATGAAGGGCGGCATCGTCATTCTGCTGGCGGCACTGCAGGCGTTCGAACGCACCGCGCAGGCCTCCGCGCTGGGCTGGGAGGTGCTGCTCACGCCCGATGAGGAAACGGGTTCGGTCGCGAGCCGTCCCGTCATCGAAGAGGCGGCGAAGCGATTTCCGTTCGCGCTGATTTTCGAACCGGCGCGAGAGAACGGCGACCTCGTAGAATCGCGCAAAGGCACGGGCATTTTCACCGTCACCTGCACCGGCCGGGCCGCGCACGCGGGCCGCGCGGCGAATGAGGGACGCAACGCCATCGTGGCGCTCGCTGAGTTTCTGGTGGCCGCGCATGCCGTGCCGGAAGATCTGCCCGGCGTGCTGCTGAACGTCGGGTCCGTGCAGGGCGGCGGGGCGGTTAACATCGTCCCCGACCGCGCGAGCGCCGAGATCAACATCCGGATCACCCGGGCGAACGACGCCGCCGCGGTGCTGGCGCGGTTGCACGAGCTCGCCGCCCCGATCAATGCGCGCGAAGGCTACCGACTCGAGATCGCCGGCCAGTTCAATCGACTGCCGTTGGAGGCGACGCCCACCAGTCGCGCGCTATTCGCCGCCTGGCAGCAATGCGCGCGCGACGTCGGCGCTGCGCCGTTCTCGTGGACCCACGTGGGCGGCGGATCCGACGGCAATCTTCTCGGCGCGGCCGGACTGCCCTGCCTCGACGGTCTCGGCGTCGTCGGCGGACACCTGCACAGCGCGTCCGAATACGCGCACCTGCCCAGCCTCGCCGAACGCGCACGCATCGCCGCGCGATTCCTGACCAAGCTCTCGCTGGACGAGGTGACGCTGCCCGTCGCAGCTGCTCGCACGTGA